In Betta splendens chromosome 22, fBetSpl5.4, whole genome shotgun sequence, the following proteins share a genomic window:
- the id2a gene encoding DNA-binding protein inhibitor ID-2a, giving the protein MKAISPVRSFRKNNANLSEHSLGISRSKTPVDDPLSLLYNMNDCYSKLKELVPSIPQNKNVSKMEILQHVIDYILDLQIALDSSVALTSLHHPARPGQAPSRTPLTTLNTDISILSLQSPELPSELMTDDSRTLHR; this is encoded by the exons ATGAAAGCAATAAGCCCCGTGCGGTCCTTCCGGAAAAACAACGCGAATCTATCGGAGCACTCCTTAGGAATCTCCCGGAGCAAGACCCCGGTGGATGACCCGCTCAGCCTGCTGTACAACATGAACGACTGCTACTccaagctgaaggagctggtgcCCAGCATCCCCCAGAACAAGAACGTCAGCAAGATGGAAATCCTGCAGCATGTCATCGACTACATCCTGGACCTGCAGATCGCGCTGGACTCCAGTGTCGCACTAACCAGCCTGCATCACCCCGCGCGACCGGGGCAGGCTCCGTCCAGGACCCCCCTGACCACCCTCAACACAGATATCAGCATCTTGTCATTACAG tctCCGGAGTTGCCATCAGAGCTGATGACAGATGACAGCCGGACTCTGCATCGTTAA